From Carya illinoinensis cultivar Pawnee chromosome 5, C.illinoinensisPawnee_v1, whole genome shotgun sequence, one genomic window encodes:
- the LOC122310126 gene encoding protein FAR-RED IMPAIRED RESPONSE 1-like, protein MGKGGGEALNNYFKRMRKMNDGFVFVMDVDDEFRVRNVFWADARSRAAYEVFGDIITFVQWLISSKDTSTFVWLFEAWLECMNGRAPQAIITDKDRAMKNAIGIVFPQTRHKYCLWHIIRKWPEKLGFHSEYDASLKVAIQNAIYDTQPCDEFDKKWQQLILSMTLWEMHGWRGCTRRGLFGYWFISKVYFGLTYRRIFVEESQNVDPKPAEEVGGGIDEVVIPTQCSNLTQVRPPASDQAMPILPHGL, encoded by the exons ATGGGTAAAGGGGGTGGTGAAGCATTGAATAACTACTTTAAgagaatgaggaaaatgaaTGATGGCTTTGTGTTTGTCatggatgtggatgatgagtttAGAGTGAGGAATGTGTTTTGGGCTGACGCACGAAGTCGAGCGGCATACGAGGTTTTTGGAGATATTATCACCTTCGTACAAT GGTTGATTTCAAGCAAGGATACAAGTACGTTCGTTTGGTTGTTTGAAGCATGGTTAGAATGCATGAATGGACGGGCACCCCAAGCCATCATAACAGACAAAGACCGTGCAATGAAGAATGCCATTGGCATTGTATTCCCGCAAACAAGGCATAAATATTGTCTCTGGCATATAATACGAAAATGGCCAGAGAAATTGGGATTCCACTCGGAATACGACGCAAGCTTGAAGGTTGCAATTCAGAATGCAATCTATGATACACAGCCTTGTGATGAATTTGACAAGAAGTGGCAGCAGCTAATTCTAAGTATGACCTTATGGGAAATGCATGGTTGGAGAGGTTGTACACGGAGAGGTCTTTTTGGGTACTGGTTTATTTCAAAGGTGTATTTTGGGCTG ACTTATAGGAGAATATTTGTGGAGGAATCACAAAATGTTGATCCTAAACCAGCAGAAGAAGTTGGAGGTGGTATTGACGAGGTTGTTATCCCAACCCAGTGTAGTAATCTAACACAAGTAAGGCCTCCAGCCAGTGATCAG GCTATGCCAATCTTGCCCCATGGACTTTAG